A stretch of the Notamacropus eugenii isolate mMacEug1 chromosome 2, mMacEug1.pri_v2, whole genome shotgun sequence genome encodes the following:
- the LOC140523259 gene encoding olfactory receptor 5M8-like — protein sequence MSGNVTTNLQFILLGLTHRQELQVLFFVLFLTIYIITVVSNLGMMVLVRINLRLHTPMYFFLSHLSFVDLCFSSNVSPKMLETFIVEKATISYSSCLVQCYLFIALVHVEIYILAVMVFDRYMATCNTLLYDSKMSPTVCTSLISVPYVYGSLTGLMETMWTYSLSFCGPNQVNHFYCADPPLIKLACSSTYNKELSMFVVAAFNFTFSLFVILISYLCIFPAIFRLRSADSRCKAFSTCGSHLTAVTIFYSTLFFMYLTPPSEKSVEQGKVVAVFYTSVIPVLNPMIYSLRNKDVKGALSKEFFRK from the coding sequence ATGAGTGGGAATGTCACTACAAACCTCCAGTTTATTCTCTTGGGACTAACCCATCGCCAGGAGCTTCAGGTCCTGTTCTTTGTCCTCTTTCTAACCATCTACATCATCACAGTGGTGAGCAACCTGGGGATGATGGTACTAGTGAGAATTAATCTCCGGCTTCACAcacccatgtactttttcctgaGTCACTTGTCTTTTGTGGACCTCTGTTTCTCTTCCAATGTGAGTCCTAAAATGCTGGAGACTTTCATAGTGGAAAAGGCCACCATCTCCTATTCATCCTGTTTGGTGCAGTGTTACCTTTTCATTGCTTTGGTCCATGTGGAAATCTACATCCTGGCTGTGATGGTCTTTGACCGCTACATGGCCACGTGTAATACTCTGCTGTATGACAGCAAGATGTCTCCCACTGTCTGCACCTCTCTCATCTCAGTGCCCTATGTCTATGGTTCCCTCACAGGTCTCATGGAGACCATGTGGACCTATAGTTTATCATTCTGTGGCCCCAATCAGGTTAACCATTTCTACTGTGCTGACCCTCCTCTCATCAAACTAGCTTGTTCTAGTACTTACAACAAAGAACTCTCTATGTTTGTTGTTGCTGCGTTTAACTTTACGTTTTCCCTGTTCGTCATTCTCATCTCCTATCTGTGTATTTTCCCAGCTATCTTCAGGCTTCGTTCTGCAGACAGCAGGTGTAAGGCCTTTTCTACTTGTGGGTCCCACCTGACAGCTGTTACTATATTCTACTCAACTCTTTTCTTCATGTACCTGACACCACCCTCGGAGAAGTCAGTGGAACAAGGGAAAGTGGTGGCTGTGTTTTATACTTCAGTGATTCCAGTGTTGAACCCTATGATCTACAGCTTAAGGAACAAAGATGTTAAAGGAGCTTTAAGCAAAGAATTCTTcagaaaataa
- the LOC140523260 gene encoding olfactory receptor 5M8-like, which yields MSGNVTTNPQFILLGLTHRRELRVLFFVLFLTIYIITVEGNLGMMVLVKITSRLHTPMYFFLSHLSFVDLCFSSNVSSKMLETFMVEKLTISYSACLVQCYLFIALVHVEIYILAVMAFDCYMAICNPLLCDSKMSPTVRSSLISVSYVYGSLTSLMETMWIYNLSFCDSNKIDHFYCADPPIIKLVCSSTYNKELSMFVVAGFNFTFSLFIILISYLYIFSAVFRLRSADSRCKAFSTCGSHLTAVTIFYTALFFMYLRAPSGTFVEEGKMVAVFYTTVIPMLNPVIYSLRNKEVKEVLTKELFRKSFAK from the coding sequence ATGAGTGGAAATGTCACAACAAATCCCCAGTTTATTCTCTTGGGACTAACCCATCGCCGAGAGCTTCGGGTCCTGTTCTTTGTCCTCTTTCTAACCATCTACATCATCACAGTGGAGGGCAACCTGGGGATGATGGTGTTAGTGAAAATCACTTCCCGACTTCACAcacccatgtactttttcctgaGTCATTTGTCTTTTGTGGACCTCTGTTTCTCTTCCAATGTGAGTTCTAAGATGCTGGAGACTTTCATGGTAGAAAAGCTTACCATTTCCTACTCAGCTTGTTTGGTCCAGTGTTACCTTTTCATTGCTTTGGTCCATGTGGAAATCTACATCCTGGCTGTGATGGCCTTTGATTGCTACATGGCCATCTGTAATCCTCTGCTCTGTGACAGCAAGATGTCTCCCACTGTCCGCAGCTCTCTCATCTCAGTGTCTTATGTCTATGGTTCCCTCACAAGCCTCATGGAGACCATGTGGATCTATAATTTATCATTCTGTGACAGCAATAAGATTGACCATTTCTACTGTGCTGACCCTCCTATCATCAAACTAGTTTGTTCTAGTACTTACAACAAAGAACTCTCTATGTTTGTTGTTGCTGGGTTTAACTTTACGTTTTCCCTATTCATCATTCTTATCTCCTATCTGTATATTTTCTCAGCTGTCTTCAGGCTTCGCTCTGCAGACAGTAGGTGCAAGGCCTTCTCTACCTGTGGGTCCCACCTGACAGCTGTAACTATATTTTATACAGCTCTTTTCTTCATGTATCTCAGAGCACCCTCGGGGACATTTgtggaggaaggaaaaatggtGGCCGTGTTTTATACCACTGTGATCCCCATGTTGAACCCCGTGATCTACAGCTTAAGGAACAAGGAGGTGAAAGAGGTCTTAACCAAAGAACTCTTCAGAAAAAGTTTTGCTAAATAA